The proteins below come from a single Halostagnicola larsenii XH-48 genomic window:
- the ribB gene encoding 3,4-dihydroxy-2-butanone-4-phosphate synthase, which translates to MRTETEPGTEGSESLTESEFRRALESFRSGEPVLVHDAADREGETDLIYHADAVTPDAVARMRNDAGGLVCVALSDDVADAFDLPFFTDEVDHPAAADHELGYDERSSFSFTVNHRDTYTGITDSDRSTTIRALGEAAADPSATDFAAEFRVPGHVHLLRAAPDLLAQREGHTELGLALADAADLPPAVVVCEMLDDETGEALTPADARSYADRYDFAYLEGRDVLERLG; encoded by the coding sequence ATGCGAACGGAGACCGAACCCGGAACGGAGGGTTCCGAATCGCTCACCGAGAGCGAGTTCCGGCGGGCCCTCGAGTCGTTCCGATCGGGCGAGCCGGTCCTCGTTCACGACGCCGCGGATCGCGAAGGCGAGACGGATCTCATCTACCACGCGGACGCCGTCACCCCCGACGCCGTCGCTCGCATGCGCAACGACGCGGGCGGACTCGTCTGCGTCGCGCTTTCGGACGACGTCGCCGACGCGTTCGACCTGCCGTTTTTCACCGACGAGGTCGACCATCCGGCGGCGGCCGATCACGAACTCGGCTACGACGAACGCTCCTCGTTCTCGTTCACCGTCAACCATCGAGACACGTACACGGGAATTACGGACAGCGATCGATCGACGACGATTCGCGCCCTTGGGGAGGCCGCCGCCGACCCCTCGGCGACCGACTTCGCGGCGGAATTTCGCGTCCCCGGACACGTCCATCTCCTCAGGGCCGCCCCCGACCTGCTCGCACAGCGAGAGGGTCACACCGAACTGGGTCTGGCGCTCGCGGACGCCGCCGATCTACCCCCTGCGGTCGTCGTCTGCGAGATGCTCGACGACGAAACGGGCGAGGCGTTGACTCCCGCGGACGCCCGCTCCTACGCCGACCGCTACGACTTCGCCTACCTCGAGGGTCGAGACGTGCTCGAGCGCCTCGGGTAA
- a CDS encoding branched-chain amino acid transaminase, protein MGFDEMDVDTIWMDGEFVDWDDAQIHVLTHGLHYGSGVFEGARCYDTEEGPAIFRWDEHLERLYQSCKPYEMEIDHSREELTEATVELIQRQDLSSCYIRPIAFYGYNSLGVSPGDCPTRTAIAAWPWGAYLGEDALENGIEVMISSWRKHASSQIPTNAKTTGLYVNSMLAGEEARRNGYAEAIVLNKEGDVAEGPGENLFMVRDGELYTPGLSESILDGITRDTVITLAEDLGYTVHDTVSISRGELNTADELFFTGSAAEVTPIRKVDNVVIGDGSRGPVTEELQNKFFEVVERRTDEYDKWFDYV, encoded by the coding sequence ATGGGATTCGACGAGATGGATGTCGACACGATCTGGATGGACGGCGAGTTTGTCGACTGGGACGACGCACAGATTCACGTGCTAACCCACGGACTTCACTACGGGAGCGGCGTTTTCGAGGGGGCACGCTGTTATGACACCGAGGAGGGACCGGCTATCTTCCGCTGGGACGAGCACTTAGAACGGCTCTATCAGTCGTGCAAGCCCTACGAGATGGAGATCGATCACTCCCGGGAGGAACTGACCGAAGCGACCGTCGAACTCATCCAGCGCCAGGATCTCTCTTCGTGTTACATTCGTCCGATCGCGTTCTACGGCTACAACTCTCTGGGTGTGAGCCCCGGCGACTGTCCGACCCGAACCGCCATCGCCGCCTGGCCGTGGGGCGCGTACCTCGGCGAAGACGCCCTCGAGAACGGCATCGAGGTGATGATCTCCTCGTGGCGAAAACACGCCTCGAGCCAGATCCCGACGAACGCGAAGACGACGGGCCTGTACGTCAACAGCATGCTCGCCGGCGAGGAGGCGCGCCGAAACGGCTACGCCGAAGCGATCGTACTCAACAAGGAAGGCGACGTGGCGGAGGGCCCCGGCGAGAACCTGTTTATGGTCCGCGACGGCGAACTCTACACGCCCGGTCTGTCCGAATCGATCCTCGATGGCATCACGCGCGATACCGTCATCACGCTCGCAGAAGACCTCGGCTACACAGTCCACGACACGGTCTCGATCTCCCGCGGTGAACTCAACACTGCCGACGAACTGTTCTTTACCGGCTCCGCCGCGGAAGTGACGCCGATCCGGAAAGTCGACAACGTCGTCATCGGCGACGGCTCTCGCGGTCCGGTGACCGAAGAACTGCAGAACAAGTTCTTCGAAGTGGTCGAACGCCGGACCGACGAGTACGACAAGTGGTTCGATTACGTGTAG
- a CDS encoding CDP-2,3-bis-(O-geranylgeranyl)-sn-glycerol synthase codes for MAILETVAIAFWVMLPAYVPNNAAVLAGGGRPIDGGRTWGDKRVLGDGKSWRGTAAGVIAGLALAGVLTAAASSVSTAVGFDLPEFTPLAALGLAGGAMLGDILASFAKRRTGRQRGAMFPGVDQLDFVVVSLPLTALLATEWFFDWFTWGIVLVIVVLTPVLHVTTNMIAYKLGLKNEPW; via the coding sequence ATGGCAATACTCGAGACAGTCGCTATCGCGTTCTGGGTGATGTTGCCGGCCTACGTTCCGAACAACGCGGCCGTGCTGGCGGGCGGCGGACGGCCGATCGACGGCGGTCGGACGTGGGGCGACAAACGCGTTCTGGGGGACGGAAAATCCTGGCGCGGAACCGCCGCCGGCGTAATTGCAGGGCTCGCGCTGGCGGGAGTGCTCACCGCCGCCGCATCGTCGGTTAGCACTGCGGTCGGGTTCGACCTGCCCGAGTTCACCCCGCTCGCTGCGCTCGGCCTCGCCGGCGGCGCGATGCTCGGCGACATCCTCGCCTCGTTCGCGAAACGCCGGACGGGACGCCAGCGCGGTGCGATGTTCCCCGGCGTCGATCAGCTCGATTTCGTCGTCGTCTCGCTCCCGCTGACGGCGCTGCTCGCGACGGAGTGGTTTTTCGACTGGTTCACGTGGGGCATCGTTCTCGTGATCGTCGTGCTCACTCCGGTACTCCACGTGACGACCAACATGATCGCGTACAAACTCGGCCTGAAAAACGAACCCTGGTAG
- a CDS encoding alpha/beta hydrolase, whose amino-acid sequence MTPSRTDGDRPPSRANEPHPDVQAFLEIYESLDTPDFSEVTPEMAREQLATMLEHGDPAIELPSVEDRSIDGPDGAIPIRIYEPSEDPQSDRPLLLYFHGGGWVVGSIDTHDGSCRKLAAESGYPVVSVDYRLAPEHPFPAGLRDCYAALEWAEDATGDRDAAEAGDGIAADSDRIILAGDSAGGNLAAGTALLARDRGGPDIAAQLLIYPATGDATETESYEENAEGYFLTADEMAWFRGHYFADDIQQGNVYAAPRLAADLSGLPPATILTAGFDPLRDDGAAYADRLEADGVPVTYHNYDDMIHGFFGMIQEPTNFERAHEAYDDAIADLRARLE is encoded by the coding sequence ATGACACCATCTCGCACCGACGGCGACCGACCGCCTTCTCGTGCTAACGAACCCCATCCCGACGTACAGGCGTTTCTCGAGATATACGAATCGCTCGATACACCTGACTTTAGCGAGGTCACACCCGAGATGGCTCGAGAGCAACTCGCAACGATGCTCGAGCACGGCGATCCGGCTATCGAACTTCCCTCAGTCGAGGACCGCAGTATCGACGGCCCCGACGGGGCGATTCCGATCCGGATCTACGAGCCGAGCGAGGACCCCCAATCCGATCGACCGCTGCTTCTGTACTTCCACGGCGGCGGCTGGGTCGTCGGCAGCATCGACACCCACGACGGAAGCTGTCGAAAGCTCGCCGCGGAGTCGGGCTATCCCGTCGTCAGCGTCGACTATCGACTCGCGCCGGAACACCCGTTCCCCGCCGGGCTTCGGGACTGTTACGCCGCCCTCGAGTGGGCCGAAGACGCCACCGGCGACCGCGACGCCGCCGAGGCGGGAGACGGCATCGCGGCCGACAGCGACCGGATCATCCTCGCGGGCGACAGCGCGGGGGGTAATCTCGCCGCCGGAACCGCACTGCTCGCTCGAGACCGCGGTGGTCCCGACATTGCGGCGCAACTGCTGATCTACCCCGCGACGGGCGACGCGACCGAAACAGAGTCCTACGAGGAGAACGCCGAGGGCTACTTCCTGACCGCCGACGAGATGGCGTGGTTTCGAGGCCACTACTTCGCGGACGACATCCAGCAGGGGAACGTCTACGCCGCACCCCGACTCGCCGCCGACCTCTCCGGACTGCCGCCCGCGACGATCCTCACCGCCGGCTTCGACCCGCTCCGGGACGACGGGGCCGCCTACGCCGATCGGCTCGAGGCCGACGGCGTTCCCGTCACCTACCACAACTACGACGACATGATCCACGGCTTCTTCGGAATGATACAGGAGCCGACGAACTTCGAACGCGCCCACGAAGCCTACGACGACGCGATCGCTGATCTGCGGGCGCGACTCGAGTGA
- the pyrE gene encoding orotate phosphoribosyltransferase encodes MTNQDLIDSLRAADAVRFGEFELSHGGTSEYYVDKYLFETDPDCLEAIAEAFADRLAADDKLGGVALGGVPLAAATSVAASVPYVIARKQRKDYGTANLVEGRLEDGEEVVVVEDIVTTGTSLVDAVEALRDAGATVERALVVVDREEGGRETVEDAGVEMESLVTASELLASQ; translated from the coding sequence ATGACCAATCAGGACCTCATCGATTCGCTCCGCGCGGCCGATGCCGTTCGGTTCGGCGAGTTCGAACTCTCCCACGGCGGGACCAGCGAGTACTACGTCGACAAGTACCTCTTCGAGACCGACCCCGACTGTCTCGAGGCCATCGCCGAGGCGTTCGCCGACCGGCTCGCGGCCGACGACAAACTCGGCGGCGTCGCGCTCGGCGGCGTTCCGCTGGCCGCCGCGACCAGCGTCGCTGCGAGCGTTCCATACGTCATCGCGCGCAAACAGCGCAAGGATTACGGCACCGCGAATCTAGTCGAGGGCCGACTCGAGGACGGCGAGGAGGTCGTCGTCGTCGAGGACATCGTCACGACGGGAACGAGCCTCGTCGACGCCGTCGAGGCGCTCCGGGATGCGGGCGCGACGGTCGAGCGAGCGCTCGTCGTCGTCGACCGAGAGGAAGGCGGACGGGAGACCGTCGAGGACGCGGGCGTCGAGATGGAGTCGCTCGTGACCGCGAGCGAGTTGCTGGCCTCCCAGTGA